GCCGAATCCCGAGCATGACACCTGGGTCGCGCCTTCCATCAGGCGCGCGAAATCGTACGTCACCTTTTTCGATACGATCGCCCGGCCCATGGCCGCGATGACCAGGTCGGCCGCCTCGCTCCAGCCCATATGGCGCAACATCATTTCGGCCGACAGGATCAGCGAACCCGGATTCACGTAATCCTTGCCCGCGTATTTCGGCGCCGTACCGTGGGTCGCCTCGAACACCGCCACCGAATCCGACATATTCGCGCCCGGCGCGATGCCGATGCCGCCGACCTGGGCCGCCAGCGCATCCGAGATATAGTCGCCATTCAGGTTGAGGGTCGCGATCACGCTGTATTCGGCGGGCCGCAGCAGGATTTGCTGCAGGAAGGCGTCGGCAATCGAATCCTTGATCATGATGTCGCGTCCGGTCTTCGGATTCTTCACCCTGCACCACGGACCGCCGTCGAACAGCTCGGCGCCAAATTCCTTTTGCGCCAGCGCGTAACCCCAGTCGCGGAAAGCGCCTTCGGTATATTTCATGATATTGCCCTTGTGGACCAGGGTCACCGATGGCTTGTCATGGTCGATCGCATACTGGATCGCCTTGCGCACCAGGCGCTCGGTCCCTTCGCGCGAGACCGGCTTGATGCCCAGGCCCGAGGTCTCGGGGAAGCGGATCTTGCTGACGCCCATTTCCTCGGCCAGGAAGGCGATCAGCTTGCGCGCGCCTTCCGAACCGGCCTGGTATTCGATGCCGGCATAGATGTCTTCGGAGTTTTCGCGGAAGATCACCATATCGGTCCTTTCCGGCTGCTTGAGCGGCGACGGCACGCCGGTGAAATAACGCACCGGGCGCAGGCACACATACAGGTCGAGCTCCTGGCGCAGCGCGACATTGAGCGAACGGATGCCGCCGCCGACCGGCGTCGTCAGCGGGCCCTTGATCGAGACCACGTAATCCTTCAGCACCTCGAGCGTCTCGCCCGGCAGCCAGGTGTCCGCGCCGTAGCGCCGGGTCGCCTTCTCGCCGGCAAAGATCTCCATCCAGCGGATCTTGCGCGCGCCGCCATAGGCTTTCTCCACCGCGGCGTCGACCACCTTGATCATGACGGGCGTGACGTCCACGCCGGTGCCATCGCCCTCGATATAGGGAATGACCGGGTTATCCGGGACGTTCAGGGTGAAATCGGCGTTGACGGTGATCTTGCTGCCGTCGGCCGGGACGGTGATATGCTGGTACATCG
This portion of the Telluria beijingensis genome encodes:
- the icd gene encoding NADP-dependent isocitrate dehydrogenase, with translation MYQHITVPADGSKITVNADFTLNVPDNPVIPYIEGDGTGVDVTPVMIKVVDAAVEKAYGGARKIRWMEIFAGEKATRRYGADTWLPGETLEVLKDYVVSIKGPLTTPVGGGIRSLNVALRQELDLYVCLRPVRYFTGVPSPLKQPERTDMVIFRENSEDIYAGIEYQAGSEGARKLIAFLAEEMGVSKIRFPETSGLGIKPVSREGTERLVRKAIQYAIDHDKPSVTLVHKGNIMKYTEGAFRDWGYALAQKEFGAELFDGGPWCRVKNPKTGRDIMIKDSIADAFLQQILLRPAEYSVIATLNLNGDYISDALAAQVGGIGIAPGANMSDSVAVFEATHGTAPKYAGKDYVNPGSLILSAEMMLRHMGWSEAADLVIAAMGRAIVSKKVTYDFARLMEGATQVSCSGFGDVMIENMG